One genomic region from Reichenbachiella ulvae encodes:
- a CDS encoding FAD-binding domain-containing protein: MISFPTQYAKIIERIDQIDPVRYSKSRNYLDGAVSYLSPYISRGVISTKQVMEHVLTLGLKYYQVEKFIQELAWRDYWQQVWINKGDLINQDLKHPQPHVVHHEMPASILKGDTGIKAIDKAIEELNRIGYMHNHVRMYVAAMACNIAHSHWLTPARWMYYHLLDGDWASNALSWQWVAGANSNKCYLANQENINRYCHTDQTGTFLDKSYEALGASSSCPEVLQATTLPKLETQLPTTIPLTLDPEIPSVIYTSYNLDPNWKSDIAANRILHLDPIHFKQYPVSSHVISFIIQLAKDNIPGIQLFTGSFDELKRQLLGSQVYFKEHPTTRHYEGVEEERDWMFSVKGYYPSFFSYYKKCKKELAHLKT; the protein is encoded by the coding sequence ATGATTAGCTTTCCTACCCAATATGCCAAAATCATAGAACGGATCGATCAGATAGATCCCGTTCGCTATTCCAAATCCCGAAACTATTTGGATGGAGCGGTTTCTTACTTGTCCCCTTACATCTCTCGAGGAGTGATCTCTACCAAACAGGTAATGGAACACGTGTTGACGCTTGGGTTGAAGTATTATCAAGTGGAAAAATTCATCCAGGAACTTGCCTGGAGAGACTATTGGCAGCAAGTATGGATCAACAAAGGTGATTTGATCAATCAGGATCTAAAACATCCGCAACCCCATGTCGTCCATCACGAAATGCCAGCATCTATTCTAAAAGGGGATACTGGTATCAAAGCCATCGACAAAGCCATCGAGGAACTCAACCGAATTGGATACATGCACAACCACGTCAGAATGTATGTGGCGGCTATGGCTTGCAACATCGCTCACAGTCATTGGTTGACGCCTGCCAGATGGATGTACTACCATCTGCTAGATGGAGACTGGGCCAGCAATGCACTCAGCTGGCAATGGGTGGCAGGTGCCAATAGCAACAAATGCTACCTGGCCAATCAAGAAAACATCAACCGATACTGCCATACGGATCAGACAGGCACTTTTTTGGATAAAAGTTACGAGGCACTAGGCGCATCATCCAGCTGTCCTGAAGTCTTGCAAGCAACCACACTACCCAAATTAGAAACTCAACTACCCACAACAATCCCATTAACTCTCGATCCAGAAATTCCAAGTGTGATTTACACTTCCTACAACCTGGATCCTAACTGGAAGTCAGATATTGCTGCCAATCGAATCCTCCACCTGGACCCGATCCATTTCAAACAGTATCCTGTTTCTTCCCATGTCATTAGTTTCATCATCCAGCTAGCCAAAGACAATATTCCCGGCATTCAATTGTTCACCGGAAGTTTTGATGAATTAAAACGTCAGTTATTGGGATCTCAAGTTTATTTCAAAGAGCATCCAACCACCCGGCACTATGAAGGGGTAGAGGAAGAGAGAGACTGGATGTTTTCTGTCAAAGGCTATTACCCTTCCTTTTTCTCCTATTATAAAAAGTGTAAAAAGGAGTTGGCTCATCTCAAGACTTAG
- a CDS encoding ligand-binding sensor domain-containing protein encodes MKIPHKKALTFSMAANKLYQLPPLLSLILLFLTPVQAQTNRINFEQFSLTEGLSFSTVNEITQDHRGFVWIATEDGLNRYDGTTFRIYRSTKGDSTTIGNNGVNAVYEDPFERLWVGTTGELSLYDRDLDIFHTMKGTANVSISGIAGVSESKLWIIGNAASGKDIFSYDLESNKISPVPLNAIQGLKA; translated from the coding sequence ATGAAAATTCCACATAAGAAGGCCTTAACTTTCAGCATGGCAGCTAACAAATTATATCAGTTACCACCTCTACTTTCCCTAATTCTATTATTTCTCACACCCGTTCAAGCGCAGACGAACCGCATCAATTTTGAGCAGTTTAGTTTGACCGAAGGACTTTCGTTCAGTACAGTCAACGAAATAACCCAAGACCATAGAGGTTTTGTCTGGATCGCTACTGAAGATGGCCTCAATCGATATGATGGCACAACTTTCCGAATCTATCGCAGCACCAAAGGCGATAGCACCACCATCGGAAACAATGGCGTCAATGCCGTTTACGAAGATCCATTCGAACGTTTATGGGTTGGTACGACTGGAGAGCTGAGCCTCTATGACCGAGACCTGGATATTTTTCATACGATGAAAGGGACCGCTAACGTTTCCATTTCAGGTATAGCAGGTGTCAGCGAGTCAAAATTATGGATCATTGGTAATGCAGCATCGGGAAAAGACATTTTCAGCTATGACCTTGAAAGCAACAAAATCAGCCCCGTACCTCTAAACGCCATACAGGGTCTAAAAGCCTAG
- a CDS encoding two-component regulator propeller domain-containing protein — translation MIKVNPTANEILKGLEGKIVRDFIEMNDGTLWVGTEGDGLFHLDGSLAVIESYNTSNGLLASDKIWSLTQDADNNIWIGTDGMGLFLLNQEGKLTNYQKDDQNQRSLSSNVIRCMFRDRQGDIWLGTYLGGVNYFNKKNNLFAHYRNSSCDETTLSHNVVLSFTENEDGKIWVGTDGGGLNLMDSEGKFERFYPERGGLSGPVVLDLFEDSDDDLWAGTYANGLNLYRNEEFEVFNTTNGLGNNSVWAIGERVPGEIWIGTNGSGISVLNKNSGEFKNYLSDPSYPKSLSDNTVRCIYKDKKNRLWIGTYGGLSLYNPGTDDFSRFKYESEDNERGTALVLSIAEDNNGVLWLGTYGGGLLRFDPKTEKFMNYTEEDGLSSGIVFGVVVGSQGYIWLSTSNGLLKFDPKEESVIVYGESDGLQGSTYSVGSYFKDSKGNIYVGGNNGFNVFDPSLIKNSNESPEVVLTHLLINNIAVKPTDKNSPLKKQISEADELALSADQSVFGFEFAALNFTNSDKNMYAYQMENFEDEWNYVGNRNFASYTNLDAGDYIFKVKCANADGVFNEEYRALAVTVSPYWYHTWWFRFFILIVVVTGVWYYQRMKSRERQESRRILEEKVEEAVAEVKTQNNELLTQKGHLQSAIEDTNFVMREAVESGNFKARISTDNKEGQWKALAVSVNELFESVLTPFNDINFVIQKVADSDLTARYDGNAQGDILVITDNLNTAMHNLALLLKDIVDKTTFIGEASDEMLHTTQEMTSSTTEISSSIGEMSHGASSQLAKVDESSNLIEDMLASSGDMSEQAQSINETAKEGVEKTQDGIRIVNKLNESMKDILLASQKSSLSIDALTTRSKEISSVIGIIKQIASQTNLLALNAAIEAAQAGDAGRGFAVVAEEIRKLAEDSKQSVDKIENLITGIQDDTQSTAKMVGEMDGFVKVNEEATNSTLEIFDLISKQYNETLGKSEKIVEVTGKQTQSLQEVVNLMRSVVVIAEQTASGTEQIASSATELSSGMINYSDRSKKVLEIVNELQEKVKQFKL, via the coding sequence TTGATCAAAGTAAACCCTACTGCCAACGAAATCTTGAAGGGGTTGGAGGGCAAAATAGTAAGAGATTTCATCGAGATGAATGATGGTACCCTCTGGGTAGGGACTGAAGGTGATGGACTCTTTCATCTGGACGGCAGTTTGGCAGTCATCGAATCCTACAATACCAGCAACGGTCTCCTGGCAAGTGACAAAATATGGTCACTGACCCAGGACGCTGATAATAATATATGGATAGGAACCGATGGCATGGGTCTCTTTCTATTGAACCAGGAAGGTAAACTCACCAACTACCAAAAGGATGATCAAAATCAAAGAAGTCTAAGCTCTAATGTGATTCGCTGCATGTTTAGAGATCGTCAGGGGGACATATGGCTCGGTACTTATTTGGGTGGAGTTAACTACTTCAACAAGAAGAACAATCTCTTTGCACATTACCGAAATTCTTCTTGTGATGAAACTACCCTTTCTCACAACGTGGTCCTATCCTTCACTGAAAATGAGGATGGGAAAATCTGGGTCGGTACAGATGGAGGTGGGTTAAACCTCATGGATTCTGAGGGTAAATTCGAACGATTTTATCCAGAAAGAGGAGGCTTGAGTGGACCAGTCGTATTAGACCTATTCGAAGATAGCGATGATGATCTATGGGCAGGCACCTATGCCAATGGTCTGAACTTATATCGAAATGAGGAGTTTGAGGTATTCAACACCACCAATGGACTTGGCAACAATTCCGTCTGGGCTATCGGCGAACGAGTCCCTGGAGAAATCTGGATCGGAACCAATGGCAGTGGAATAAGTGTGCTCAATAAAAATTCTGGTGAATTCAAAAATTATCTCAGTGATCCTTCTTACCCTAAAAGTCTGAGCGACAACACTGTGCGCTGCATATACAAGGACAAAAAAAATCGTCTTTGGATAGGAACCTATGGAGGACTTAGCCTTTACAATCCTGGCACTGATGACTTCAGTCGATTCAAATATGAATCAGAAGACAATGAAAGAGGAACAGCGCTGGTACTATCTATTGCAGAGGACAATAATGGGGTTTTGTGGCTTGGCACCTATGGTGGTGGGCTGCTACGCTTCGACCCTAAGACAGAAAAATTCATGAATTACACGGAAGAAGATGGACTCAGCAGCGGCATTGTATTCGGTGTAGTAGTAGGCTCTCAAGGCTACATTTGGCTGAGTACAAGCAATGGACTATTAAAATTCGACCCCAAAGAAGAAAGCGTCATAGTCTATGGTGAGAGTGATGGATTGCAAGGAAGCACCTATAGTGTAGGATCCTATTTTAAGGATTCAAAAGGCAACATTTATGTTGGAGGCAATAATGGTTTCAATGTTTTTGACCCCTCCTTGATCAAAAACAGCAATGAGTCTCCTGAAGTGGTTTTGACTCACCTTTTGATCAACAACATAGCTGTCAAGCCCACCGATAAAAACTCGCCGCTGAAAAAACAAATCAGCGAGGCTGACGAACTCGCGCTCAGCGCTGATCAATCTGTATTTGGTTTCGAATTTGCAGCACTCAATTTCACCAATTCTGATAAAAACATGTACGCCTACCAGATGGAGAATTTTGAGGATGAGTGGAACTACGTAGGCAATAGAAACTTCGCAAGCTATACCAATCTGGATGCTGGCGATTATATCTTCAAAGTAAAATGTGCAAATGCTGATGGCGTATTCAACGAAGAGTATAGAGCCTTAGCAGTTACTGTTTCACCCTATTGGTACCACACCTGGTGGTTTAGATTTTTTATTCTCATAGTAGTGGTGACTGGTGTATGGTATTACCAGAGAATGAAATCAAGAGAGCGACAAGAAAGCCGAAGAATTCTGGAAGAAAAAGTGGAGGAAGCTGTAGCTGAGGTCAAAACACAAAACAATGAATTACTGACTCAGAAAGGACATTTACAATCGGCGATTGAAGACACTAATTTTGTAATGAGAGAGGCAGTAGAATCCGGAAATTTCAAAGCCAGAATATCTACTGACAACAAAGAAGGACAATGGAAAGCTCTGGCAGTTTCGGTCAATGAGCTATTCGAGTCAGTACTTACTCCTTTCAATGATATCAACTTTGTGATTCAAAAAGTAGCAGATAGTGACCTAACAGCTCGATACGATGGTAATGCGCAAGGAGATATTTTAGTTATCACGGACAATCTCAACACAGCCATGCATAACCTGGCGCTTTTGTTGAAGGACATCGTCGACAAAACAACGTTCATTGGGGAGGCTTCTGACGAAATGCTCCATACGACACAGGAGATGACCTCCAGCACAACGGAGATTTCAAGCTCCATTGGCGAAATGAGTCATGGTGCCAGCTCACAGTTGGCCAAAGTAGATGAGTCTTCCAATTTGATCGAAGACATGCTGGCTTCCTCTGGCGACATGAGCGAACAAGCCCAGTCCATCAATGAAACGGCTAAAGAAGGAGTAGAAAAGACGCAAGATGGGATTAGAATAGTAAACAAACTGAATGAGAGCATGAAGGACATCCTACTGGCCTCACAAAAAAGCTCTCTATCTATCGATGCCCTAACTACGCGCTCTAAGGAGATTTCAAGCGTCATAGGAATTATCAAACAAATTGCTTCTCAAACCAATCTACTGGCCTTGAATGCGGCCATTGAAGCAGCACAGGCTGGTGATGCAGGGCGTGGATTTGCGGTAGTAGCAGAGGAAATCCGGAAACTTGCAGAAGACTCTAAGCAGTCGGTGGATAAAATTGAAAATCTAATCACTGGCATCCAGGACGACACCCAGTCCACGGCCAAAATGGTAGGTGAAATGGATGGTTTCGTCAAAGTGAATGAAGAAGCCACCAATAGTACGCTTGAAATTTTTGATCTGATCTCCAAACAATACAACGAGACACTCGGCAAATCAGAAAAAATCGTTGAAGTAACTGGTAAACAAACCCAATCCTTACAGGAGGTGGTGAACCTGATGAGAAGTGTAGTGGTGATCGCTGAGCAAACGGCTTCAGGGACTGAACAGATTGCCAGTTCAGCCACTGAGCTTTCTTCAGGTATGATCAACTATTCGGACAGAAGCAAAAAGGTACTAGAGATCGTAAACGAACTCCAGGAAAAAGTGAAACAATTTAAACTTTAA
- a CDS encoding sensor histidine kinase: MLRSLFKFSSTSSGHNKYFSRRSLVVAIVLSFILLGLFEAMMYYRKDQITKEEEIHNLSHVNELVPRLERELSKLIYLSSGVDAYLQVYHDSASFEAIVAVLEQVKFNTPFIRSLGLSRGTVLKYVAPLEGNERAIGIDYKNYPDQWPDIKRIIESRKQLLSGPINLVQGGEAFIYRSPVIIDGEYWGLLSIVMDIEKFFQETLAELKDKGYHVSIRKLEGGAMIPLYGNQNLFQQNPFIKLEHELLSQNWQIVVLHDEIEDGHNLFFALLWLGRGAWLLILVITIFALQASFSNKMQNEKYELLAKNITDVIWIYNLTQNRFEYVSPSKESYSGLNPDQLRNINIGETLTEESRAIAQNAINESVAILERDGYVKSVRLELQQYKADGELIWIEVDNKLTKNEKGEIEILGVSRDINEKKLTELELIKNREQLMQLNVTKDSFFSIIGHDLKSPLSSMTGTLEFLLSNYQSIGDEERQKFLSMCKDTSDHAFKLLENLLTWARAQSRDLAYNPEPISVKGVAEDVAKLLHVSASNKSITLKINLSPTTIVMADLFMLSTILRNLISNALKFTNEGGEIKVEAIDQTDFIEISVKDNGVGIDEEVIPNLFRIDKKTTTKGTHNEKGTGLGLVLCQEFVQRHGGSVRVESKKGEGSTFYFTVPKA, translated from the coding sequence ATGCTGCGATCTCTATTCAAGTTTTCTTCGACGAGTTCAGGACATAATAAATATTTCTCAAGACGATCTCTTGTAGTAGCAATCGTGTTGTCATTTATTCTTCTTGGGCTTTTTGAGGCCATGATGTACTATCGCAAGGATCAAATCACCAAAGAGGAAGAAATCCATAACCTCTCGCATGTAAACGAACTGGTGCCGAGGTTGGAAAGGGAGTTGAGTAAGCTAATCTATTTGTCATCGGGTGTAGATGCCTATCTGCAGGTTTATCATGACTCTGCAAGTTTTGAGGCCATAGTGGCCGTTCTGGAACAAGTAAAATTCAATACTCCATTTATCAGAAGCCTAGGCCTGTCTAGGGGTACAGTTCTTAAATATGTAGCTCCTCTTGAAGGAAATGAACGTGCAATTGGCATAGATTATAAAAACTATCCAGATCAGTGGCCCGATATTAAACGGATAATCGAATCACGAAAGCAGCTTCTCTCGGGTCCTATTAATTTGGTGCAGGGTGGAGAAGCATTTATTTATAGAAGTCCAGTAATTATCGATGGTGAATATTGGGGCTTACTATCGATTGTGATGGATATCGAGAAGTTCTTTCAGGAAACCCTAGCAGAACTAAAAGACAAAGGGTATCATGTTTCGATCAGAAAGCTGGAAGGAGGAGCCATGATCCCACTGTATGGTAACCAAAATCTTTTTCAACAAAATCCCTTTATCAAATTAGAGCATGAACTCCTAAGTCAAAATTGGCAAATAGTAGTATTACACGATGAGATTGAGGATGGACACAATTTGTTCTTTGCATTGCTTTGGTTAGGCAGAGGAGCTTGGCTACTAATCCTAGTGATAACGATATTTGCCCTGCAGGCGAGCTTTTCTAACAAGATGCAAAACGAAAAATACGAACTGCTGGCTAAGAATATAACAGATGTTATATGGATTTATAACCTCACTCAAAACCGCTTTGAATATGTGAGTCCTTCAAAGGAATCATATTCTGGATTGAATCCAGATCAACTTAGGAATATTAATATTGGAGAAACCTTAACGGAAGAATCAAGGGCAATCGCCCAAAATGCGATCAATGAATCTGTAGCCATATTGGAAAGAGATGGGTATGTCAAAAGCGTCAGATTGGAATTGCAGCAATACAAAGCAGACGGAGAGTTGATATGGATCGAAGTAGATAATAAGCTTACTAAAAATGAAAAGGGGGAGATAGAGATACTAGGAGTGTCCAGGGACATCAATGAGAAGAAGTTGACTGAACTGGAACTGATCAAAAACCGGGAGCAGCTGATGCAGCTCAATGTCACGAAGGATAGTTTCTTTTCTATTATCGGACATGACCTTAAAAGCCCTTTGAGCTCGATGACGGGAACTTTAGAATTTTTATTGAGCAATTATCAATCAATCGGAGACGAGGAACGTCAAAAATTCTTGTCCATGTGCAAAGACACCAGTGACCATGCATTCAAGTTGCTTGAGAATCTACTGACCTGGGCAAGGGCACAGTCTAGAGATCTTGCATATAACCCAGAGCCTATTTCTGTGAAAGGGGTGGCTGAAGATGTAGCTAAACTGTTACATGTCTCGGCAAGCAATAAGTCTATTACATTGAAGATAAACTTAAGCCCGACTACTATTGTAATGGCTGATTTGTTTATGCTGTCTACGATCCTCCGAAATTTGATCTCCAATGCTTTGAAGTTTACCAACGAAGGCGGTGAGATCAAAGTGGAGGCAATCGATCAAACAGATTTTATCGAGATATCTGTAAAGGACAATGGAGTGGGTATAGACGAGGAAGTTATCCCTAATCTTTTTAGGATTGATAAGAAAACAACCACCAAGGGGACGCATAATGAAAAGGGAACCGGACTTGGATTGGTGCTTTGTCAGGAGTTTGTACAAAGGCACGGTGGAAGTGTCAGAGTGGAGAGTAAGAAAGGAGAGGGCAGTACTTTTTACTTCACAGTTCCAAAGGCTTAA